From the Helicobacter mustelae genome, the window CCAAGCTGTGTGGCAGTGTGCCCCGTGGATGCTATTATCCCAGATCCTGATAATGCAGAGAGCATGGAGGAGTTGCGCTATAAATTCGAACGATTGAGCCATGGTGAATAATAAAAAGAATGGCAAAAATCACCACCGTCATTGATATTGGCTCCAATTCCGTCAGAATGGCGGTTTTCCAAAAAACTAGTCGTTTTGGCTTTTCTCTAATCCGTGAGATCAAATCCAAGGTGCGAATCTCAGAGGGTAGCTATGAGATGGGCGGGATGCTTCAAGAAATCCCCATGCGATCGGCCATTAGTGTGCTTAGCGATTTTGCTAAGATTGCCAAACTTTATAAAAGTCGCAAGATTTTGTGTGTGGCTACGAGTGCGGTAAGAGATGCGCCAAATAGACAGGAATTCATCAAGCGTGTGTGGCAGCAGTGTGGCATCAAAGTCAAGGTCATTGATGGGAGCAAAGAGGCGTTTTTTGGAGCAGTGGCAAGTGCCAATCTCTCCCATAATCGCAGCGGAGTAATGATTGATATCGGAGGCGGGAGCACGGAATGTGCGCTCATTGAAAATGGAAAGATCAAGGGGTTGATGTCTTTAGATATTGGCACCATTCGTATTAAAGAGTTGTTTCTTGACAAGCAGCTTGATCTCAAAGAGGCGAGAGCCTTTATCCAAAAGCAGATAATCCATCTGCCTGCACATTTTGTGCATGAAAATATTTTTGGCATTGGAGGCACCATTCGTGCACTTGCCAAAATGATTTCCAAGCAGGATTCTCACTGTATCACCGCACTCCATGGATATGAGATTGATGTCAGAAAAAATCTCGATTTCTTTCATAAAATCATCAAGTCAAAGCAAGAAAAGTTATCAGATCTTGGCGTGAGTGAAGATCGTCAGGATAATATCCAGAGCGGGGTGCTAATCTTGTGCATGTTGTTAGAGCGCTTCAAAAGCAAGAGAATCACTACTTGTGGTGTGGGTGTGCGCGAGGGGGTGTTTTTGGCAGATTTACTACGCAGTCATCACCACACCTTCCCCAATGGCATCAACCCATCATTGCAGTATCTCAAAGATAAATTTGTCCCTCCAAATGGTGCAAAAATCAAAGAAATCAGCAATAAGCTTTTTGAACTTTTTAAGATTTCCTACAAACTCAAAGATTCCCATAAGTATCTATTAGGTATTGCTGCGCTTGCCTCAAGGATTGGGATGTTCGTGGATTTTTATCACATGCATCATCATGGTTCTTATATGGTTATGCAAATCTTAAGTTATGGATTTTCTTATAGAGAGCGGAGTATCATTTCTTTGCTTGTTGAATTCTCAGAGAAAAAAACCCCCAAGGATGTGGATTTATTGCGCTACAACATTGATCCTAAAGAGCTTCCAGCCATCCAGATTCTAAGCTACATTCTAAGTCTTGCTAAGATCTTGGAGGGCACCCTGCATGACAAGATAGATTTTGAGGCCAGTCAGGAAGTGCTCAAAATCTATGGGGCTAAAAATGACTTCTTGCTCAAAGAAAAGGTCAGCAAGCTTTCGCGTCCCAAAAACCTCTCTTTGCTATTTTTGTGATGAAGATAGCAATTATCCGACTTTCTGCACTGGGGGATGTGATTGTTAGCGCGGCCGTGCTTGGTGCGCTCTATGAGAGGCTTAGATGTGAGATCCATTGGTATGTGGATGAGCGCTTTGCTGAGATTTTGCAGCACTCCCCATGCCTGCAAGTCCATCCCATTGCCCTAAAGCGCCTAGTCAAAAGCCTTGCAATCAAAGAGCTCTATGCCCTTGCGCGCACTTTGCATGGCCAAGAATATGACTGTGTCATTGACATGCAAGGACTTTTTAAGTCTGCAATCATTGGCAAGCTTTTGCAAAGCAAAAAATTTGTGGGATTTGATAGAAATTCCATTCGTGAATCTTTGGCGAGTTATTTCTATGATCAAAAAGTCCAAATCCCCTATGATGCGCCAATTTTACAGCGCAATGCCAAAGTGATTTGTGATGCATTGGGACTAGATTTGCAATCCTTGTTAGAGCAGAATTTTGCTAAGCGCAGGCAAATTTTTGGCTTTGGCCAAAGTGCTCTTGCTTTTATCAAGGCCCATCTTTTTCCCAATAGAGCCAATATCTTGCTGCTTTTAGAGGCATCCATTCCCTCCAAGACTTATAGCACGCAGAATTTCTGTTTATTGGTGGAATTGCTGCAAAAAAGAGAGTTTGGGATTTTGCTATTGCGACATCAAGATGAGACAAAGGCCTATGAGATTTTTGCTCGTGCGCAAAACTATCCCTTTATCAAGATTTTGCCAAAGATGAATCTGGATTGCATCAAGGCACTAGTAGCAAGCGTGGATCTTGTCATCGGCGGGGATACGGGCATCACGCATCTATCCTGGGCGCTAGAAAATGCTAGCATCACCTTATATGGCAACACACCCATGCAGCGCTTTGCGCTTGGAGGTGTGCGAAATATCGCGCTAAGCGGCAATGTCTGTGCAAATTATGACAAAAAAGATTTTTCTATCAATAACATCCCTCCCCAAGAAATTTTTGAACAAGCAGAGAGGATCCTATGCCTTTAGTTTCTTTGATTTTCAAGGCCATGATTGCATTATTTGGATTTGTGCTAGCCAAGATCCCTCACTGCATGTTTTATGCCATGATTTGTGCGCTTGGCTTTTTGGCTAGGATGCTAGATAAAAGGCGCTACCAGGATGCTATGAAGAATCTAGATTTCATCTATGGAGAGGAATATAGCAGGGAGCAAAAGAGGGCAATCATCAAGCGATGTTATAGAAATTTTGTATTTGTATTGCTAGAGAGCATCCGTCTACCTTATTTGAATGTAGAGAAATATTTCGCGCGTTTTGAATTTCATGGCAAAGAAAATTTTTTCTCCCTCCTGCGCCAAAACAAAAATGTGGTGCTAATTTCTGCGCATTATGGCTATTGGGAATCCTTTGGTACCGCTGTGCCACTGGCAATCAACAAAGATGTGGAAAATCACAAAGACTATCAATTCTACTCGCTGGGGAGACTTACGGATTTTGCTTTTGTCAATGAGATGATCATAAAAAGGCGTGAGATTTTTGGGGTGAAGTTGATTGACAAAAAGGGCGCATTCAAGAAATTGCTAAAAATCTATCAGACCAAAAATATCGGCACAGGGATCTTGGTGGATCAAAATATCTCCATTAATGAGGGTGTGGAGGTGGAATTTATGGGGAAGAGGGCCACGCATACCACGATTGCCTCAGTGATTTCTCGGCGCTTTGGTGTGAATATGGTGCCCATTCTCATTGATTTCAATGAAGATTATTCCCATTTTGTAGTCCATGTTTTGCCCGCTTTTTGCTGCGAAAATACCCAGGATATGCAACAAGACATCCTCTCTTGCACCCAAAAACAAGCCCAAATCATCGAATCCATGATCCGCAAAAATCCCGCAAGTTGGTTTTGGTTTCACAAACGATGGAAGAGCTTTTATCCTGAGCTCTATGCGCGTGAATCTTGAGTTTTTGCTTGGATTTGTCTATGCGCGATTGCTTTGTAGCCCGTGGGATTTTTGGCATCCCAACTTCATTGGCATGCTGCTTGTGAGTTGGGATAAAACTACTTGCTTTCTTTGCGTGGTTCTCTCTTTTGTTTTCTGTGATTTTTGTAGAGATTCTTCTAGTGATTTTGCTAGCCTGCTTGTGGGATTTTCAAGCTCACAGCTCTGCTCTGTATTGCAGAGATTTTTTGTAGTACCCCAGTTTTTGGCCTGTTTGCGGCCTGCTTTTTATGGAATTTTCATATGTGAGATTTTTTCCTTTTTGCTAAATTTTATTTACTGCCATGTGTTTTGGGAAATAAAAAAATGTTATAATGCTCATTTTTTAAGGTATGCATGAATCTTAAAAGTATTAAATTTTTGTTATTGTCTTATTTTGGCATCGCATTAATTGGCTCATTCCTCCTCTCCCTGCCTTTTTCTCACAAGGGTCACATCAGCTTCATTGATGCATTTTTCACTGCCACAAGCGCGCTTACCTGCACAGGACTCATCATCAAAGACACAGCCCTAGATTTTACCTCCACAGGACATGTCATCATTTTGTTTTTGATTCAGCTTGGGGGATTTGGTTATATGACGATGCTAGGACTCATTTATCTGCTCTTTCGCAGACGCATGGGAAATGCTGAGAGAAACATCCTCAAAGAGGCGCTCAATCACGCAAATTACGACGATCTCACCGACTTCATCAAAAAGATTCTTATTTATGTATTTTTTGTAGAGCTCATTGGAGCCATTTTATTAAGCATTGATTTTAGCCTGCGCTTTGGTCTTGCTGATGGCATCTGGTATGGGGTTTTTCATGCCATCTCTGCTTTTAATAATGGTGGTTTTTCTGTCTTTCCCAATAGTCTGATTGATTTTCGTACCGATGTGTTGGTCAACACTGTGATTTGCGTGCTGATTTTTTTGGGTGGAATTGGCTATATTTGCCTAGTAGAGCTGCGTTTTTTTCTGCTTAACAGAGTCACAAAACAAAGAAAACATCGCTTCTCTTTGCATTTTAAAATTGTCTTTAGCGTGAGTATTTTGCTCATTGTGCTCTGTGCGATGATGTTGCTTGTTTTAGAATGGGATAATCCTGAGACCTTTGGGAGTTTTGGATTTTTTGAGAGGATTATTGCTGCGGTTTTTAGCTCTGTGAATTATCGCACCGCTGGCTTTGTGTCCTATGATATGTCTGGCTTGAGGGATTCCTCGCTGTTTTTTTCCATCATTTTCATGCTCATTGGTGGCGCTCCTGGTGGGACTGCCACAGGCATCAAGGTCACTACCATTGCCGTGCTCTATGCTTTTGCTCGCAGTGTATTTACCCGCAGTGAAGTGAGGCTTTTTAATCGTGCAGTCAGTGAGGAGAGCATCCAGCGGGCATTGATGGTGTTTATCATTTCTGGTGTTTATTTTCTGGGGCTTTCTTTGCTATTGACGCTCATTGAGCCTAAGACGAATTTTTTTGCCCTGGTGTATGAGGTCAATGCAGCTTTTTCCAATGTAGGGATCTCTACTGGCGATGGTGGAATCTTGTCTTTGAGTGCGAGCTTTCATGATGCGGGAAAATCCTTGATTATTTTGTCCATGATCCTTGGCAAGGCTGGGGTGATGATCTTTACCTTGGCGTTGTTTGGGAGTGCTCAAGAAAGTCGTATCAAATACCAAAAAGAAAAAATTATTTTATAAAAGAGGATGGAATGAAGAAAACCTATGCAGTGATTGGGCTTGGGAAATTTGGTGCTTATATCGCAAGAGGATTGGTGGAGCAGGGGGAGAGTTTGATTATTTGCGATAATTCTCAAGAAAATTTCAGGGATTTTCGCGAGGATGTGGAGGATTTGTATGTGCTGGATTCTACAGATGCCAGCGCGCTCAAAGAAGCGGGCGTGAGTGAGCTTGACATCACCATCGTTTCCATCGGTGAGATTGAGGCCTCTATCCTCACGGTGATGGCGCTAAGGGAGCTTAGCAATCGCAAGATCATTGCCATGGCTACCAACAAAACCCATGGGCACATCCTAAGCAAAATTGGCGCAGATCAGGTCATTTATCCTGAGCGAGAATCTGCTAGCCGCCTGCTTACAGAATTGCTCACTTCAAAAGCGGATGTTTCGCTCATTAGCGGAAATTTCAAAATGTGCAAAGTCCTTGCAAGCGATATTTTTGGCAAAAGAAAAATCAAAGAGATTGAGGAATCTAGCATCAAAAAAGATGAGAGTGGCAAGGTAATCCAAGAAATCAAGATTATTGCCATCAAGCGCAGGGATTATTGGGACATGCACCTCGATCCCAATTATGAAGTTTCTAATGAGGATTTTGTGGTATTTGTAGGAAATGATAGGGCTATTGATTTTTATGTCGCCAAATTTGAAAAATTATAACCCATTGCATCCGTATTTGATTGAGTTTTAGCGCGAGTTTTCACAGGGTTTGTTAGCTTTTTGGCTAGTGTCTGGCTGGTTTTTATGTGTGAGATACTGCGCCACTCCTGAGCATCAAGGGTTTTGGCGGCATTGATAGGGAATTGGAGAATTTTGTAAAGAGAGTTTGGGATTTCCTTCTTTT encodes:
- a CDS encoding Ppx/GppA phosphatase family protein: MAKITTVIDIGSNSVRMAVFQKTSRFGFSLIREIKSKVRISEGSYEMGGMLQEIPMRSAISVLSDFAKIAKLYKSRKILCVATSAVRDAPNRQEFIKRVWQQCGIKVKVIDGSKEAFFGAVASANLSHNRSGVMIDIGGGSTECALIENGKIKGLMSLDIGTIRIKELFLDKQLDLKEARAFIQKQIIHLPAHFVHENIFGIGGTIRALAKMISKQDSHCITALHGYEIDVRKNLDFFHKIIKSKQEKLSDLGVSEDRQDNIQSGVLILCMLLERFKSKRITTCGVGVREGVFLADLLRSHHHTFPNGINPSLQYLKDKFVPPNGAKIKEISNKLFELFKISYKLKDSHKYLLGIAALASRIGMFVDFYHMHHHGSYMVMQILSYGFSYRERSIISLLVEFSEKKTPKDVDLLRYNIDPKELPAIQILSYILSLAKILEGTLHDKIDFEASQEVLKIYGAKNDFLLKEKVSKLSRPKNLSLLFL
- the waaC gene encoding lipopolysaccharide heptosyltransferase I, encoding MKIAIIRLSALGDVIVSAAVLGALYERLRCEIHWYVDERFAEILQHSPCLQVHPIALKRLVKSLAIKELYALARTLHGQEYDCVIDMQGLFKSAIIGKLLQSKKFVGFDRNSIRESLASYFYDQKVQIPYDAPILQRNAKVICDALGLDLQSLLEQNFAKRRQIFGFGQSALAFIKAHLFPNRANILLLLEASIPSKTYSTQNFCLLVELLQKREFGILLLRHQDETKAYEIFARAQNYPFIKILPKMNLDCIKALVASVDLVIGGDTGITHLSWALENASITLYGNTPMQRFALGGVRNIALSGNVCANYDKKDFSINNIPPQEIFEQAERILCL
- a CDS encoding lipid A biosynthesis lauroyl acyltransferase gives rise to the protein MPLVSLIFKAMIALFGFVLAKIPHCMFYAMICALGFLARMLDKRRYQDAMKNLDFIYGEEYSREQKRAIIKRCYRNFVFVLLESIRLPYLNVEKYFARFEFHGKENFFSLLRQNKNVVLISAHYGYWESFGTAVPLAINKDVENHKDYQFYSLGRLTDFAFVNEMIIKRREIFGVKLIDKKGAFKKLLKIYQTKNIGTGILVDQNISINEGVEVEFMGKRATHTTIASVISRRFGVNMVPILIDFNEDYSHFVVHVLPAFCCENTQDMQQDILSCTQKQAQIIESMIRKNPASWFWFHKRWKSFYPELYARES
- a CDS encoding potassium transporter TrkG translates to MNLKSIKFLLLSYFGIALIGSFLLSLPFSHKGHISFIDAFFTATSALTCTGLIIKDTALDFTSTGHVIILFLIQLGGFGYMTMLGLIYLLFRRRMGNAERNILKEALNHANYDDLTDFIKKILIYVFFVELIGAILLSIDFSLRFGLADGIWYGVFHAISAFNNGGFSVFPNSLIDFRTDVLVNTVICVLIFLGGIGYICLVELRFFLLNRVTKQRKHRFSLHFKIVFSVSILLIVLCAMMLLVLEWDNPETFGSFGFFERIIAAVFSSVNYRTAGFVSYDMSGLRDSSLFFSIIFMLIGGAPGGTATGIKVTTIAVLYAFARSVFTRSEVRLFNRAVSEESIQRALMVFIISGVYFLGLSLLLTLIEPKTNFFALVYEVNAAFSNVGISTGDGGILSLSASFHDAGKSLIILSMILGKAGVMIFTLALFGSAQESRIKYQKEKIIL
- a CDS encoding potassium channel family protein, giving the protein MKKTYAVIGLGKFGAYIARGLVEQGESLIICDNSQENFRDFREDVEDLYVLDSTDASALKEAGVSELDITIVSIGEIEASILTVMALRELSNRKIIAMATNKTHGHILSKIGADQVIYPERESASRLLTELLTSKADVSLISGNFKMCKVLASDIFGKRKIKEIEESSIKKDESGKVIQEIKIIAIKRRDYWDMHLDPNYEVSNEDFVVFVGNDRAIDFYVAKFEKL